The sequence below is a genomic window from Phoenix dactylifera cultivar Barhee BC4 chromosome 8, palm_55x_up_171113_PBpolish2nd_filt_p, whole genome shotgun sequence.
GAGTTCAAGGCAATGCTTGACGAGCTCTTCTTGCTGAACGGCGTCATGAACATCGGAGATTCGATACCATGGCTGGATTTCTTGGACTTGCAAGGGTACAtcaagaggatgaagaagatcagCAGGAAGTTCGATAGGTTCCTCGAGCATGTGCTCGACGAACACAACGAGAGGCGGCGAAGGGAGGGGGAGAATTTCGTGGCCGTGGACATGGTTGATGTTCTTCTGGAGCTCGCCGACGATCCTAATTTGGAGGTCAAGCTCGAGAGGCGCGGTGTCAAGGCCTTCACTCAGGTGTGTTTCTCTTCATTACTGCTTCTTGTTTATGGGCAATTAATTAACTAACCACCATAGGTGGATAATTAAGTTTTCCAAGTAGAGGTACCATGAGATGCACGGCAGAGGGACCTCCTCAAAAACCCATCCACTAACGTAAAGTCCACATCAAAGAAATGGTGCAAACTTTTCTTGTACTATGACCGCTAAGATCTCATAACTTCATACCACGCAACAtcgtataaaaaaaatttggctttGACCCAAACCAGAGAATGGCTGTAGGTGATGTAGACAACACTTAGACCGGAATAAAAACCAGACCGGTCCAATTGAGCTCTCAAGATTTGTTAAGGCCTGACACAAAGTTCCTCGCTCTTATGGTCCAGGACTTGATCGCCGGTGGCACAGAGAGCTCCGCTGTGACCGTGGAATGGGCCATCTCCGAGCTCCTGAAACGACCGGAAATCTTCAAGAAGGCCACCGAGGAGCTGGACCGGGTTATCGGAAGGGATCGGTGGGTCGAGGAGAAGGAGGTGCACAACCTCCCCTACATCGAGGCTATCGTGAAGGAGACCATGAGGATGCACCCGGTGGCTCCCATGCTCGTTCCCCGGCTATCCCGCGAAGACTGCAACATCGCCGGCTACGACATCCCGGCCGGGACCCGTGTTTTGGTCAACGTGTGGACCATCGGGAGGGACCCGACGGTATGGGATTCACCGGAGGAGTTCCGGCCGGAGCGGTTCATCGGGAGCAAGATAGATGTGAAGGGGCACGACTTCGAACTTTTGCCATTCGGATCCGGGAGGCGGATGTGCCCTGGGTACAGCCTTGGGCTCAAGGTGATCCAGGTGAGCCTGGCCAACCTGCTGCATGGCTTTGCATGGAGGCTCCCGGAAGGGACGAAGCTGGAGGACCTGAGCATGGAGGAGATCTTCGGGTTGTCGACACCGAGGAAGGTGCCACTTGAAGTAGTTGTCGAGCCCAAGCTTCCCGCTCATCTCTATGGTGTGTGATTTTAggagaatatatatatgttaggtTAATTACAAATAGAAATAAAGGTGTCTGTGGTTGATGGTGTAGTCTCGTGTCATTAGTGAGGGTGGTGAACCTTGTTTGTTTTTTAATGTACCGGAGTGTTGGAATTGCTGATAGAAGGAAGGTTTGTTACTTAaaaatgaaatttaaaattaaagatACATGGTCAATGCTATTTTTTCGGATGGAAACGAGTAGCGTGCGTAGGGGGATGGGAAGCAAGTTTATTACTTATTAAGACCTAGAACTAAAATGCGTGCACAAGAGCTTGCTTGTTTATGATCATGTTTGGAAAATTAATTAAGAATCTTTTTAGGTAAGGGCCCAAATAGTCTATTTAAGTAAGGCTCATATCAGTCTAATCCCTCTCCAGCATAAATTGtataaaaagcaaaaaaaaatcttcatagatttttttttatcttgtaGTCCAATAGAACCATTGATGGAATTTAGGTCCAAACTGGAACAGgccttcaaaagaaaaaatgggCTGAGCAGACAAACATGCTCGATTCTTATAGAAAATCCAGCCTAATCCTGCTGGATTTTCCAAACAAACCCTAACTATTgtctccctttctttctttttacatGACCCGGCATGACTTACAAGCCTTCTCTTTCTTCAACAATAAAGGTTAAATAAAACTATGGTCTACATTTACGTGGGCTGCACATTGTTTGGGAACATGTAAAAGTGGAGGAGAGAGAGTTATTCCTGCTGTGATAGTTATTCTAAATCTTACTTTCTTTGGTCCTCGAAGGAATAGCTTTGTCTCAAGAGTATTTTGGCCCATATAGACAAATGGTGTAGAATTAAAAGAGACCATTAttccagaaaaaaaagaatctgaTTCCAGCCTCCTTTTAATTAAAATTGTTATTTTTGGTATAAGCAACTAGGAAATATGGCTTAGTTTGCTAGTTATTGCTGTGGGGCAGTTTTGCTTAATTAGTGAGCAAATTGCCATAACGTATAGATCCTATGAGAAGttggttttgtttttttttgtttaatatgttttcttttaaaaaatgaacAGTATAAATATTTAGTAACATCATTCAAAAGTTCTTCTATGAAAATATAAgtctaaataataaatatatcgaaaatatttaatattttcagaaaataatatttcaaaaaatacaAGCAATGccaaacatgctgattttgagatTTTTCGACAGCATATGCTATTCTCTAGCACCGGCTATAGCGTTTTAAACTTATGGGCTTCAAAATTTGGCTGCATTGCCACGGTATTAACCAGCAAATTGCGTGTAGCCTCATACGTACCTAGCCAGAATTTGCATTAAGACGACGAGTATAGTATCCAACCGCACGCCAATTCATGCCTCACTACTTGCATTATTTGTGTTACCCATTTGACAATCTATCTACCACACCAAATAGACTAAATTTCTATGAAAAAGCTTCCCAGCACCAGAACACTCCCTGGTAGCTAATTTTTGGTACCATTATGGACAGTATGCTAGATAATTTAGTGGATCTATCTTATGCAAATCTTTGGCTTAAATATTTTCCCAAGTCTTTCCTTATTATTTCTCTTGTTTCTTTTCTGATTTGATTATtcttttggatgaatctaataaGAAgctaaaacagaagaagagaggaTAGGCTCCAAGTCTTAAAGATTTATAGCCACAATGATATATGTACCGGTTTTCCATTTAGTTGGATGTTTCAAATAAGACATATCCCGTTGGATGCTCAAGATTTGCCATCTTATCATAAATACATGTCACCTAGACACCGGCATCACATCCCTAAACGGATTATAAAATCGACGAGGAAAGAGAGGTGCGTGTGTTTGTTGAGAAACACATCTGAGGTGTAGTTCTACATGAAACAAATAGAGagcaaaacaacaaaaataatatatataattgggctcaaaatctaaatatttaaatttaggtTCACTATATGTCAAGATCTCTGGAGTTCGACTTCCTGCAGTTCTCAACAGATGGCGCAAGTGCCATGGCTTGTTTAATTGTTTTCACTCCCTAATTGATTTTCATATACACTACAGGAAAAATGGGATACGGTTAATCTACCGATGCTAGAAAGAAGCATCGGCAATTTGGCTACTGCGCTAAcatttgccgatgcttttatTAGCGTCGGTAGATTACGACGCTTAAAAACATTGGTAATATAGCACATGGTTTTCTTAGCGCTTTTTGGTAAGCATTGTCGGAAGCCAAGAATTAGCCGGCACACATGAACGTCGGCGATATTAGATGACACGATTAAACGTCGTTGGAATTCAATAACAAAACGATGGTTATAAACGTCGTCGGAAGCCATATATTTCCCAAATCCCTATCCACTGGAGAGCCcaaattttctttcaagcccTCCACCGGAGcttctcctcatcctcctcctcctctagaGAGGCCTCCACTGGGGcttctcctcatcctcctcctctagAGAGCCCGCCACCGGAGCTTCTCCtcatcctccttctcctcctccttttcgcTTGTAGCCATCGTCGTTCTGCAGTCTTCTTCGAAACTCCGACCGACCATCAACATTTGGTGGCGACGACGCTATTGCCACCCCACAGATCTCAAGTAACTCACTCCTCTATAAATTATTCGTGGCCACATTTTTGCAATCTATTTGCCTCAGCTTTGCTCTATGCAAAATTACTAGATTTACACAAATTGATAGGGTCTTGGCTTCATATATTCATCTTGTTCATTGGACCATACATAAATCCCTAATGAATAAAAATGTCACCTGGCTATACTGTCTAAAACACTTCCAGAGCTTGATTGCTGTGATTCTACGTGGTAATAGAGTGTTGATGTACAAACCGAGAaaccaatgtattagccccgAGAAACCTCTAGaagttgatatattttgctacaAGAATAAAATCTACAAACTGTTTTTATCCCAAAACACAGATCATAAGAATAAAACTACATCCCCCGGGTTAGCAAAATTAATGTTTACACTTCAATCTGAGATGCTAAACAGTAGATAAGTAATTTTAAATCTCACATAACTTCTGACGCCATCATTTTCATCATAAAGTAGCCGAAATAGCAAGAATGCACAGAAAACATAAAGTACAATGGTAAGCGAAGAACACAGACATATAAATGCTTGTCAGATAAAGTAACTTAAATCATTCAGATTCTCTCTAATGCATTTTTCCTATGTTCAACTTTCCTTTTAAAACAGAGCTGGGGAAATATACACATAGAAGTTCATCATAAGTTCATAATAATAATTGAATAGCCAAATAAAAGTGTACGAGATGTGAAAAATAATTGGTGCACTTGCCTATTAATTGGTGAATGCAAAAGGTGGTATAAATACTCTGAAAATAATAAGATCTTGTTGTTTGACTTATTTCAACTATTTAAAAGTACCATACAAGGTCTAAGTTTAACTCAATTTAGTGAATTGCATGTCAACAACAAATGTTGTTGCTCTAAGCTGCATAAATCTATGACTTGTATAAATCTAACCACTGTTAAATAGTGGATACTTGTATTATGTGGTTGGCATGCATCGgtaagaatgaaaatttttgtcctCTCATTTTTTACCAACTAAATGGGTCATGCGTTGAGATTTTAATACACATACTACAATCAAAGTTTATAAAATCTATGTCAGTTGCtaaattctttttcttataaatttttatgaaatataatattaaatatttaattttgtttatctttatTAGATAAGGTACAGTTCAATTAGTATTTCAATAGATGGACAAAAGTTAGATAAAAAAGTTGAGGTCCAGCAAAAAatatttggatggagttcagaatttggATAGAATTATGTAAGGCATAGAAATAAATCGATATGTTTCTTTAAAACTATTTGTCATATTTCAAACTATTCAatcaaatatttatattgaaaCTCTTCTTAGCcgattattctttgttttatatTGAAACACTTATGCTTCTTAATAAAACTATATATCATGCATCGTATACCATGTATCATGATACTTATGAGCCTTACTAAAACTCTCTGACTTCTTTACGACAACTTGAAACTTTAATCTTTATATTAAACTATGTATCATGCATCATAATGCATATAATAAATCATATAATGTATACCATGAATCATATATCTTCTATCATATATCATGTATCATGAATGATATATCATATAATATATACTTTTTATTGGAGATTGAAGAGCATCAGAGGAAGCTTTGTGAGATGGAGTTCTACACGATAACTCATAGCTACTGAGATGGCAACTTTTTTTGGAAGGAGTCGAGAGagatagttgtatgtattgataATCGATTTATGCAACGATTTGTAGTTCATTTTTTCATTGTATGAAATACGTGACaacttttttctaaaatataggATAGGACTATATTCCTTATTGCAAAGCGTATCGGAGAGTCATCATCATTTGGTGAGACCAGTCACGTCGAAGCTCAGATGTTCGTCAAATTGATGAAACCGAAGCATTATGGTCCAATGAGGGGTTATGGCATTGAAGTTATCTCAACTCAGTTGTCTACAGTGAACTGATATACCTAAGATGCCAGACATAGTAGTAGCACTGCAGAAATTCATAGTCTGAAGACAGAGTTGGAGGTGATGAGGCAGAGCCATCAGACAGAGATGAAGGAGATGATGCAGAGCCATCATACATAAATACAATCTTTAAGGGCTCAGCTTAACTAGATTGCATCTTTATTTTTTAGGTTTATCCCTCCTCAAGTAAATAACTacatctatttgaatattttacataattatcatatatttatgagcTTAATGATTTATAAAACCTTGTGATTTTCGTATTCTtaacttctaaagttttttttcttttcttataggTTTTGGATACTTCCAGTAATCGTAAAGATGATGATTATACTACCATCGACCCCTGATAGCccttagaatttttttaaaagagttTTATGtggatattttttatatttttcgaaATATATTGAGTTTTAAAATTAACTTTCAATCATAATTAATAATGTAAATGTAATCATATTTGATAATATGAATATTCACTATTTCTATATATATTACATGTATTATTATGTGGCTTCTTGTATGTGTTTGGTGCATATATTTGTATacagaattttaaaaattaaaaaaaaaataaaaaaaaatatgctgacgacgctttaaagcatcattAAAATATGCAGTAGCAACTAGAAGTTTCTGTAGTACTAGAAGTTTCTATAGT
It includes:
- the LOC103709347 gene encoding trimethyltridecatetraene synthase-like; its protein translation is MESPSLAVSLAAILASILLFLKSLFGRRRRSLNLPPGPKPWPIIGNLNLISSLPHRSLHALSQKYGPLIHLYFGSFPVIVAASVDMAKLVLKTHDVSFCGRPKIAAGKYTTYNYSDITWSQYGPYWRQARKMCIMELFSARRLDSYEYIRVEEVKNLLRDLFKSSGSPVSLKDHLSNVSLNVISRMVLGKKYLDRSEGAIVSPEEFKAMLDELFLLNGVMNIGDSIPWLDFLDLQGYIKRMKKISRKFDRFLEHVLDEHNERRRREGENFVAVDMVDVLLELADDPNLEVKLERRGVKAFTQDLIAGGTESSAVTVEWAISELLKRPEIFKKATEELDRVIGRDRWVEEKEVHNLPYIEAIVKETMRMHPVAPMLVPRLSREDCNIAGYDIPAGTRVLVNVWTIGRDPTVWDSPEEFRPERFIGSKIDVKGHDFELLPFGSGRRMCPGYSLGLKVIQVSLANLLHGFAWRLPEGTKLEDLSMEEIFGLSTPRKVPLEVVVEPKLPAHLYGV